The Aliidiomarina minuta nucleotide sequence TAGTAATACGCAGTTCAGCTGTTTGCCGTTCGATCTCAGCACTCATTAGTTCACGCTGTTTGAAACGCTCCAGCGCGTTAACCACATGCTGTGAAACAAACATCAACAGCTCAAGATCACTGTCGCTATAGCGCACTTCTTCCTGGTAGCTCTGTACTACCATGGCACCAATCACCTGGTCACCGGCCAACAAGGGTGCTCCGAGCCAATCGACAGGAAGGGAACCCATTTTGCCGATTTCGCCACTCGCCTCCAGCTCTTTAAACGTTTCTTTTGTACATAGCAAAGGCTCGCCGGTGCGCAAAATATAGCCCGTGACGCCGCGCATTAATTGTTTAGCAGGCACTTGAGTGATAGTTTCGTGGGTATCAAACTCATCCACAAAATACGGAAAGTCAACCAATTCCTGTTGGCCATCGTACAAGCAAATGTAGAAGTTGTTGGCAGCCATCAACTCGCCAATGATCGAGTGTACCGAGGCGTACAATTGATTCATATCGCTCGCGGAAGACGCCAGCTCAGAAATTCTGAATAGCGCTTTCTGCACGACTTCGGCCTGACGATATTTACTGGTCAGTATTTTAAGCCGTTCAATCACCTTATGCTGGCGACTTAACTCGGCTTGCGCACTTTCTGCTGGTGCCAACTCAGTAGTCATTCTACCCGCTTATCAGGTGTGTGAATTAAATGTTAGATCGTCCCTCAATTGCACACTATAGCGTCAAAAAAGGTGGTTGAAAAGTGTTCTTTTATAACTACTTACTTACATACAGGCACAAAAAAAGCCGCCTTCGTGGCGGCTTAGAACAGAAAACTATGTTTTCTATAGTTCAGAAGTCATATATTCAATTGCGGACTCAATCTCTTCATCTGAACAGTTAGCACAACCACCACGAGGCGGCATCGCATTGAAACCTTCTATCGTATGGCGAACCAATGTTTCCATACCCTGACCCAGGCGATCAGCCCAGTCACCTGCATCATTCACTTTCGGCGCGCCCAGAACACCACCAGCGTGGCAAGCAGCACAAGCCTGGTTATATACCTGATCGCCGGCGCGGGCTCCATTGCTATCACCTGCACCTGGCGTTGCTGCCACATCGCCAGCCATTAATACCCGACCTGAAGGTTTAATACGATCTTCCAGACTTCCCGAATCCTGAGCTACAGCAACACCACTAGCAATAGCAACGCCCGCCACTAAGGCCAAAAATTTATTCCACTTACCTAATTTCAATACTTTCACAGTCATCTCCTGAGATTGACAGATTCGCTTCGCTGTTTACTGTCGCCGATTATAGCCAGAAAAGAGCAGAGGTTAAATAGCTGCTCACTTTTTAATACCCCTGGAGTGAGCAAAAGATCACTATGATAGACTTAGATCATGGAAAACAGTCATCGTAAAATTGCGTTACTCGACCTGGATGCTTTTTTTGCTGCCGTTGAAGTACTTCGCGATCCTAATTTAGCTACACGACCTTTCGCCGTTGGTGGCGGCAGTGATCGGGGTGTGGTGGCGACCGCTAATTATCTAGCCCGACAATATGGAATACACAGCGCAATGCCCGGCCATCAGGCGCGAAAATTGTGCCCTCAACTTATTTTTGTAAAGCCGGACATGGCAGCTTATAAAGATATGTCCAAACGAATTCAACAATGCTTGC carries:
- a CDS encoding c-type cytochrome → MKVLKLGKWNKFLALVAGVAIASGVAVAQDSGSLEDRIKPSGRVLMAGDVAATPGAGDSNGARAGDQVYNQACAACHAGGVLGAPKVNDAGDWADRLGQGMETLVRHTIEGFNAMPPRGGCANCSDEEIESAIEYMTSEL